In the genome of Fusobacterium necrogenes, one region contains:
- the thrS gene encoding threonine--tRNA ligase, with translation MRVILPDGDAKEFEGKVNLFTIAKSVSNSLAKKAIAARVNDELVDMSTVLNEVEVRVEFITPETEEGEEIIRHSTAHLMAQAVIRLFPGTKVAIGPAIENGFYYDFDPKVQFTEEDLAKIEAEMRKIVKENEKVERIMMTREDAIKHFEELGEEYKVEIIKEIAQGEMLSFYKQGEFMDLCRGPHVPSTSYLKAFKLKSVAGAYWRGNSDNKMLQRIYGFAFADEKRLKDYLTLLEEAEKRDHRKLGKELDLFFVSDYGPGFPIFLPKGMAIRNTLIDLWKKEHTLAGYTEIMTPIMLNRELWEISGHWFNYRENMYTSTIDETDFAIKPMNCPGGVITYKHQLHSYKDLPIRCGELGTVHRHEFSGALHGLMRVRCFTQDDAHIFMTPEQIEDEIIGVVNLIDKFYSKLFGFEYHIELSTKPEKAIGSDEIWEKAESALAAALDKIGRPYKLNPGDGAFYGPKLDFKIKDAIGRTWQCGTIQLDFNLPERFDISYIGEDGEKHRPVMIHRVVYGSIERFIGILIEHYAGAFPLWLAPTQVKVLTINDETKPYAEEICRILLERGIRAELDDRAESIGYKIREANGKYKVPVQLIIGKNEVENREVNIRRRGSQEQTSMKLDEFLDMIIDEAQVKFDK, from the coding sequence ATGAGAGTAATATTACCAGATGGAGACGCAAAAGAGTTTGAAGGAAAGGTAAACTTATTTACGATAGCTAAAAGTGTAAGTAATTCTCTTGCTAAAAAAGCAATTGCAGCTAGAGTAAATGATGAATTAGTAGATATGTCAACTGTATTAAATGAAGTAGAAGTTAGAGTAGAGTTTATAACTCCAGAAACAGAAGAGGGAGAAGAGATAATAAGACATTCTACTGCCCATCTTATGGCACAGGCTGTAATTAGATTATTTCCAGGAACAAAAGTAGCTATAGGACCAGCTATTGAAAATGGATTTTATTATGATTTTGATCCAAAAGTACAATTTACAGAAGAAGATCTAGCTAAGATAGAAGCTGAGATGAGAAAAATTGTGAAAGAAAATGAAAAAGTTGAAAGAATAATGATGACTAGAGAAGATGCTATAAAGCACTTTGAAGAATTAGGGGAAGAATATAAAGTAGAAATTATAAAAGAGATAGCTCAAGGTGAAATGTTGTCTTTCTATAAACAAGGAGAATTCATGGATTTATGTAGAGGACCACATGTACCATCTACTTCATATTTAAAAGCTTTCAAATTAAAATCAGTAGCAGGAGCTTATTGGAGAGGAAATTCTGATAATAAAATGCTACAAAGAATATATGGATTTGCTTTTGCTGATGAAAAAAGATTAAAAGATTATTTAACTTTATTGGAAGAAGCAGAAAAAAGGGATCATAGAAAATTAGGAAAAGAATTAGATTTATTCTTTGTAAGTGACTATGGGCCTGGATTTCCAATATTCTTACCAAAAGGAATGGCGATAAGAAATACACTTATTGATTTATGGAAGAAAGAACATACTCTTGCTGGATATACAGAGATTATGACTCCAATTATGTTAAATAGAGAGCTATGGGAAATTTCAGGACACTGGTTTAATTACAGAGAAAATATGTATACATCGACAATAGATGAAACAGATTTTGCAATCAAACCAATGAACTGTCCAGGTGGAGTAATTACTTATAAACATCAGTTACACTCATATAAAGATTTACCAATCAGATGTGGGGAATTAGGAACTGTACATAGACATGAATTTTCAGGGGCATTACATGGACTTATGAGAGTTAGATGTTTCACTCAAGATGATGCACATATATTTATGACTCCAGAGCAAATAGAAGATGAAATTATAGGGGTAGTAAACTTAATAGATAAATTCTATAGTAAGTTATTTGGATTTGAGTATCATATAGAATTATCTACAAAACCAGAAAAAGCTATTGGTTCTGATGAGATTTGGGAAAAAGCTGAATCGGCTCTTGCTGCAGCTTTAGATAAGATAGGAAGACCATATAAATTAAATCCTGGAGATGGAGCTTTTTATGGACCAAAATTAGACTTCAAAATTAAAGATGCTATTGGAAGAACTTGGCAATGTGGAACTATCCAATTAGACTTCAACTTACCAGAAAGATTTGATATAAGCTACATAGGTGAAGATGGAGAGAAACATAGACCAGTTATGATTCATAGAGTTGTTTATGGTTCTATTGAAAGATTTATAGGAATCTTAATAGAGCACTATGCTGGAGCTTTCCCATTGTGGTTAGCACCTACTCAAGTAAAAGTTTTAACTATTAATGATGAAACAAAACCTTATGCTGAGGAAATTTGTAGAATTTTACTAGAGAGAGGAATAAGAGCAGAGCTAGATGATAGAGCAGAATCTATTGGATACAAGATAAGAGAAGCTAATGGAAAATATAAAGTTCCTGTTCAATTAATCATTGGTAAAAATGAAGTTGAAAATAGAGAAGTTAATATTAGAAGAAGAGGTTCTCAAGAGCAAACTTCTATGAAACTTGATGAGTTCTTAGATATGATTATTGACGAAGCTCAAGTAAAATTTGATAAATAA
- a CDS encoding thioredoxin family protein, which yields MNTLMDLDDMTFAENIRNEKGIVILNFIADWCGPCKIMSPILETIAKEEKVKIFKVNVDKSPDLAIKFGITSVPVTMFMNSGSKICQINGLKSKEELKEKLYELR from the coding sequence TTGAATACTTTGATGGATTTAGATGATATGACATTTGCTGAAAATATTCGAAATGAGAAAGGGATTGTAATTTTGAATTTTATTGCAGATTGGTGTGGGCCATGTAAGATAATGAGTCCAATTTTAGAAACAATAGCAAAAGAAGAAAAAGTAAAAATATTTAAGGTAAATGTGGATAAAAGTCCAGATTTGGCTATTAAATTTGGAATAACAAGTGTTCCTGTTACAATGTTTATGAATTCTGGAAGTAAAATTTGCCAAATAAATGGGTTAAAATCTAAAGAAGAACTTAAAGAAAAATTATATGAATTAAGATGA
- a CDS encoding FAD-dependent oxidoreductase produces the protein MLVKKWRCTVCDELFDYDKKPATCPVCGVGQELFELVEVEVSENSTAKEIDVVIIGGGVAAVNVADSISAKNKLAKITIISKEGYLPYYRTRLTEILDNDIPMERMEIKKQSWYDERNIKVMLNEEVTSILNGEKAVILSNNEKLKYDSLVIATGARCFVPPFENKALDGVRVIRELKETLEIKELAKKCKNVVVIGGGVLGLEAAWGLKNLGANVTVLEVMPRVLPRQLDEKGSFLLEKIIKTSGVNIMTGVEIKGFVGDKKVEKILLKDGQEIQAEFVIISAGICPNVEFAMASGIKINRGILVNERMETSLKDVYACGDVAEFNTKIVGLWQVAMEQGKVVGANICGEERVYTEQIQPLSFEGMNTQLLSIGEIKSEVKCQEIVEDYNETGDTYIKLFFENEVLKGAILIGDTSKSISVIKGVREGEKKNQIMMKIYN, from the coding sequence ATGTTAGTGAAAAAATGGAGATGTACAGTATGTGATGAGTTATTTGATTATGATAAAAAACCAGCAACTTGTCCAGTTTGTGGAGTAGGACAGGAGCTTTTTGAATTGGTAGAAGTAGAAGTATCAGAAAATTCTACTGCAAAAGAAATTGATGTAGTAATAATAGGAGGAGGAGTAGCTGCTGTAAATGTAGCTGATTCTATCAGTGCTAAAAATAAATTAGCAAAAATAACTATCATTTCAAAAGAAGGATACTTACCATACTATAGAACAAGACTTACAGAGATATTAGATAATGATATTCCAATGGAAAGAATGGAGATAAAAAAACAGTCTTGGTATGATGAGAGAAATATAAAAGTGATGTTAAATGAAGAAGTTACATCTATTTTAAATGGTGAAAAAGCTGTTATTCTTTCTAATAATGAAAAATTAAAATATGATTCGTTAGTAATAGCTACTGGAGCAAGATGTTTTGTTCCACCATTTGAAAATAAAGCTTTAGATGGTGTGAGGGTAATAAGAGAATTAAAAGAAACTCTTGAGATAAAAGAATTAGCTAAAAAATGTAAAAATGTAGTAGTGATTGGAGGAGGAGTTCTTGGATTAGAAGCTGCTTGGGGTCTAAAAAATCTTGGAGCTAATGTAACCGTATTAGAGGTTATGCCAAGAGTATTACCTAGACAATTAGACGAAAAGGGGAGCTTTTTATTAGAAAAAATTATAAAAACTTCAGGGGTAAATATTATGACTGGAGTAGAAATTAAAGGATTTGTTGGGGATAAAAAAGTAGAAAAGATTCTTTTAAAAGATGGACAAGAGATACAAGCAGAATTTGTTATTATAAGTGCTGGAATTTGTCCAAATGTAGAATTTGCTATGGCTTCAGGGATAAAGATAAATAGAGGTATATTAGTAAATGAGAGAATGGAAACATCCCTAAAAGATGTTTATGCTTGTGGAGATGTAGCTGAATTTAATACTAAAATAGTAGGTCTTTGGCAAGTAGCTATGGAGCAAGGAAAGGTGGTAGGAGCTAATATTTGTGGAGAAGAAAGGGTATATACTGAACAAATACAACCACTTAGCTTTGAAGGAATGAATACACAACTTCTTTCAATTGGAGAAATAAAATCTGAAGTTAAGTGCCAGGAGATAGTAGAAGATTATAATGAAACTGGAGATACATATATAAAACTTTTCTTTGAAAATGAGGTGTTGAAAGGAGCAATTTTAATAGGAGATACGTCTAAGTCGATATCTGTTATAAAGGGAGTTAGAGAAGGAGAGAAAAAAAATCAAATTATGATGAAAATTTATAATTAA
- the tsaB gene encoding tRNA (adenosine(37)-N6)-threonylcarbamoyltransferase complex dimerization subunit type 1 TsaB: MLVLAIDTATKIGSVSLFDDRIGVIGELNLYVKVNHSAVIMEMIDNLFKMTKLSIKDVDRVAVTVGPGSFTGIRIGVAVAKGLCYGTKKSIVGINELDLLVQNTECGEGVIVPLLDARKERVYYSIYEKKEDIKRVLEYKDGELRNLLEELEGKNMIFCGDGAIAYEKIIKEVLGEKAKIVSKGNSIPRSVLAGQMAIDMQEDNLYTLEPFYVNKSQAEREREERLKRN; the protein is encoded by the coding sequence ATGTTGGTTTTAGCTATTGATACAGCAACTAAGATAGGAAGCGTCTCTCTATTTGATGATAGAATAGGAGTTATTGGAGAGTTAAATCTTTATGTAAAAGTAAATCATTCAGCAGTTATTATGGAGATGATAGATAATCTTTTTAAGATGACAAAACTTTCTATAAAAGATGTAGATAGAGTGGCTGTAACTGTTGGACCTGGGTCTTTTACAGGAATAAGAATAGGGGTAGCTGTAGCTAAAGGGCTATGTTATGGAACAAAAAAAAGTATTGTAGGAATAAACGAATTAGATTTATTAGTTCAAAATACAGAGTGTGGAGAAGGGGTAATAGTTCCACTTTTAGATGCTAGAAAAGAGAGAGTATATTATTCAATTTATGAAAAAAAGGAAGATATAAAAAGAGTTTTAGAATATAAAGATGGAGAATTAAGGAATCTTTTAGAAGAGTTAGAAGGTAAAAATATGATTTTTTGTGGAGATGGAGCTATTGCATATGAAAAAATAATAAAAGAGGTATTAGGAGAGAAAGCAAAAATAGTTTCAAAAGGAAACTCTATACCTAGAAGTGTTTTAGCAGGGCAGATGGCTATTGATATGCAAGAAGATAATCTATATACACTAGAGCCATTTTATGTAAATAAATCTCAAGCAGAAAGAGAAAGGGAAGAGAGACTAAAGAGAAATTAA
- the tsaE gene encoding tRNA (adenosine(37)-N6)-threonylcarbamoyltransferase complex ATPase subunit type 1 TsaE encodes MNKILTFDELNNLAEKLADYSCKNTVIALIGDLGTGKTTFSQHFAKRLGIVENIKSPTFNYVLEYLSGRLPLYHFDVYRLGEAEEVYEVGYEDYLNSDGILLIEWANIIESELPKEYIKIKLNYHDEDTREVELRYIGNEAKEKEMLEYVGFSY; translated from the coding sequence ATGAATAAAATTCTCACATTTGATGAGTTGAATAATCTAGCAGAAAAATTAGCTGATTACTCTTGTAAAAATACAGTAATAGCTTTAATAGGAGATTTAGGTACTGGAAAAACTACATTCTCTCAACACTTTGCTAAAAGGTTAGGAATAGTTGAAAATATAAAAAGTCCAACTTTTAATTATGTATTAGAGTATTTAAGTGGAAGATTGCCTCTATATCATTTTGATGTGTATCGTCTAGGGGAAGCAGAAGAAGTATATGAGGTAGGGTATGAAGATTATTTAAATAGTGATGGTATACTTCTTATAGAGTGGGCTAATATAATAGAGAGTGAATTACCAAAGGAGTATATAAAGATAAAACTAAATTATCATGATGAGGATACTCGTGAAGTAGAATTGAGATATATAGGAAATGAAGCAAAAGAGAAGGAGATGTTAGAGTATGTTGGTTTTAGCTATTGA
- the rfaE2 gene encoding D-glycero-beta-D-manno-heptose 1-phosphate adenylyltransferase produces MILSRETAARVIEELKLQGKKVVFTNGCFDILHVGHLRYLNDAKKQGDVLIVGVNSDESVRKLKGPTRPINNEIDRAEMLSGLKAVDFTLIFDELTPIETLEKIKPSIHVKGGDYTKEQLPETATVEKNGGEVIILSYVEGKSTTNIVNKIQFKNEKEDDEGGENE; encoded by the coding sequence ATGATTTTAAGTAGAGAAACAGCAGCAAGAGTGATAGAGGAATTAAAGCTACAAGGAAAAAAAGTAGTGTTTACAAATGGGTGTTTTGATATTTTACATGTGGGACATTTAAGATATTTAAATGATGCCAAAAAGCAGGGAGATGTTTTAATAGTTGGAGTAAATTCAGATGAGTCAGTAAGGAAATTGAAAGGACCAACTAGACCTATAAATAATGAAATAGATAGAGCAGAGATGTTATCAGGGCTAAAAGCAGTAGACTTTACTCTTATTTTTGATGAATTAACACCAATAGAAACTTTAGAAAAAATTAAACCATCTATTCATGTAAAAGGTGGAGATTATACAAAAGAGCAATTACCAGAAACTGCCACAGTAGAAAAAAATGGTGGAGAGGTAATAATCTTATCTTATGTTGAAGGAAAATCTACAACTAACATAGTAAATAAGATACAATTTAAAAATGAAAAGGAAGATGATGAGGGAGGAGAGAATGAATAA
- a CDS encoding NUDIX hydrolase, whose amino-acid sequence MGDKLSEILAQGEKRIIGQNRYITSAVLIAIVEINAKEYIILEKRALHIRQGGEISFPGGKFDKEDITTEYTAIRETIEELGIAREKIKLKGKFGSLVSPNGIIIEVYVGYLNIKSIDELKYNIDEVEKVFLIPIKFFQNNNPRVEKIGLENRPLFSTSELKLPARYGNSWLGRAREVYFYNYQGETIWGLTAEIIYEFINLYGV is encoded by the coding sequence ATGGGAGATAAGTTATCAGAGATATTAGCTCAAGGAGAGAAGAGAATAATAGGGCAAAATAGATATATAACCTCAGCTGTACTTATAGCTATTGTAGAAATAAATGCTAAAGAGTATATTATTTTAGAGAAAAGAGCTTTACATATTAGACAGGGAGGAGAGATATCTTTTCCAGGAGGGAAATTTGACAAAGAGGATATTACAACTGAATACACAGCTATAAGGGAGACTATTGAAGAGTTAGGGATAGCTAGAGAAAAAATAAAATTAAAAGGGAAATTTGGAAGTTTAGTAAGCCCTAATGGAATAATTATAGAAGTATATGTAGGATATCTAAATATTAAAAGTATAGATGAATTAAAGTATAATATTGATGAAGTGGAGAAGGTTTTTTTGATACCAATTAAATTTTTTCAAAATAATAACCCTAGAGTTGAGAAAATAGGATTAGAGAATAGACCATTATTTTCTACAAGTGAATTAAAATTACCAGCTAGATATGGAAACTCTTGGTTAGGAAGAGCTAGAGAGGTATATTTCTATAATTATCAAGGAGAGACTATCTGGGGGCTTACTGCAGAAATTATCTATGAATTTATAAATTTATATGGAGTATAA
- the pdxT gene encoding pyridoxal 5'-phosphate synthase glutaminase subunit PdxT, translated as MKIGILALQGAFLEHKKILDKLGVTSIYIKEKSQLEEIDGIILPGGESTAMGKLMKEFDLLEPLKEKIKNGMPVFGTCSGLILLAKKLVNDDTVHLGVMDIAVKRNGYGRQLGSFKYLGSIKGIEKKIELVFIRAPYVETVGEEVEILGEVEGKIIAVKEKNMLGISFHPELTEDTTLHRYFLNMVEKNKK; from the coding sequence ATGAAAATAGGAATTTTAGCTTTACAAGGAGCTTTTTTAGAACATAAAAAAATTTTGGATAAATTGGGAGTTACAAGTATATATATCAAAGAAAAATCTCAACTTGAAGAGATAGATGGAATAATTTTACCAGGTGGAGAGAGTACTGCTATGGGGAAATTAATGAAAGAGTTTGATTTACTAGAACCTCTAAAAGAGAAGATAAAAAATGGAATGCCAGTATTTGGAACTTGTTCAGGGTTAATTCTTCTAGCTAAAAAATTAGTTAATGATGATACAGTTCATTTAGGAGTAATGGATATAGCTGTAAAAAGAAATGGTTATGGTAGACAATTAGGAAGTTTTAAATATTTAGGAAGCATCAAAGGAATAGAAAAGAAAATAGAGCTGGTATTTATAAGAGCTCCATATGTAGAAACAGTAGGAGAAGAGGTTGAAATCTTAGGAGAAGTTGAAGGGAAAATTATAGCTGTAAAAGAAAAAAATATGTTAGGGATATCTTTTCATCCTGAGTTAACAGAGGATACAACATTACATAGATATTTTTTAAATATGGTAGAAAAAAATAAAAAATAA